The DNA region CAACGTGGCTTTAAAAGAAATTTTAGATGCCCCAGACCATGAGAAGTTTGCAGTTGTGGGTTTACCTTGTCATATTCATGCTATAAGGAAAGCAGAGATGTTAAACAAAAAACTTTTAAATAAAATTAGTTTACATTTAGGATTATTTTGTCATCATGGCGTAAGTTTTGAGGGGACTGATTTTTTTATAAATCGGATGAAAATAAATAAAAAAGATATTGTTGATCTTAGTTATCGAGGAGATGGTTGGCCTGGAAAATTTAAGGTTGTTTTAAATGATGAAAAAATTGAAAAATATCGTTTTTGGGAATTTTTTGTTTATCCTAGTTTCTATTTTTTTACCCCAAAAAGATGTTTTATGTGTAGTGATGCACTTAATGAATTAGCTGATATCTCTTTCGGTGATGCTTGGCTACCTGAACTTGTAGTAGAGAAAAAGGGTATTTCAGTCATGATTTCCAGAAATAAAAAAGCAGATAACTTAATTCAAAAATTAGAACATGCAAATATGGTAGAATTAAAGATGTGTGGATCTAATGATGTTATTAAATCTCAAATGCCTGCTTTATATTTTAAGAAAAGAAGCTTAAATGCCCGGAAAAGAATTTCAAAATTATTAAACACTCCATTTACTTCTGATAATACATATCTGATTGAATCAAATATTTTTGACTATTTATTTGTAATCTTAATTTATATAAACAATTATTTATCATCATTTAAATTTATTCAAACATTAGCTAATTTAATGCCGATGATTTTTATTAGAGGTTATCGTTACATTTTATATAAGTTCATTAACTCAAGAAACCTAAATAAGTAGGATTATAAATCTAATAATTTTTTCACTT from Methanobacterium spitsbergense includes:
- a CDS encoding Coenzyme F420 hydrogenase/dehydrogenase, beta subunit C-terminal domain; amino-acid sequence: MNNSKTRDNNTILEVLKDNLCTGCGTCVSLCPENAINMKMRDPEKNFIPSIDNKSCINCGLCLKACPGQEVDFKKLNIDVFKEEPKDCLIGNYTNCYMGYSKIHKIRCDSSSGGLVTQILIFALENGLIDGALVTKMKNDSTLKPIPFIARSKKEIIDASKSKYCPVPANVALKEILDAPDHEKFAVVGLPCHIHAIRKAEMLNKKLLNKISLHLGLFCHHGVSFEGTDFFINRMKINKKDIVDLSYRGDGWPGKFKVVLNDEKIEKYRFWEFFVYPSFYFFTPKRCFMCSDALNELADISFGDAWLPELVVEKKGISVMISRNKKADNLIQKLEHANMVELKMCGSNDVIKSQMPALYFKKRSLNARKRISKLLNTPFTSDNTYLIESNIFDYLFVILIYINNYLSSFKFIQTLANLMPMIFIRGYRYILYKFINSRNLNK